In a single window of the Sphingosinicella microcystinivorans genome:
- a CDS encoding TIGR02594 family protein — protein sequence MKPLPPAYGWIDDMRPLPRMLEEARKLYGTFEVAGPADNPVILGWAKETGLAKVYNDDSIPWCGLFMAVVAKRAGKPVVEGPLWARNWAKFGKLADQAQLGDILVFRRAQGSGHVGLYVGEDYGAFHVLGGNQSDGVTITRIARDRCIAIRRPAYRKAPASAKPVQLAANGVLSTNEA from the coding sequence ATGAAACCGCTGCCACCGGCCTACGGCTGGATCGACGACATGCGTCCGCTGCCCAGGATGCTGGAGGAGGCCCGCAAGCTCTACGGTACCTTCGAGGTTGCCGGGCCCGCCGACAATCCCGTGATCCTCGGCTGGGCAAAGGAGACTGGCCTCGCCAAGGTCTACAATGACGATAGCATTCCGTGGTGTGGGCTGTTCATGGCCGTGGTCGCCAAGCGCGCCGGCAAGCCGGTCGTGGAAGGCCCGCTCTGGGCGCGCAACTGGGCGAAGTTCGGGAAACTCGCTGATCAGGCCCAACTTGGCGACATCCTGGTGTTCCGCCGCGCGCAGGGATCCGGCCATGTCGGGCTCTATGTTGGCGAGGATTATGGCGCGTTCCATGTCCTAGGCGGCAACCAGTCTGACGGCGTGACCATCACCCGGATCGCCCGGGACCGCTGCATCGCCATTCGCCGACCGGCCTATCGCAAGGCGCCTGCAAGCGCGAAGCCGGTCCAGCTCGCGGCCAACGGCGTGCTGTCGACCAACGAGGCCTGA
- a CDS encoding phage tail length tape measure family protein — protein MKAGTLEIEMITNVARLQKEMADMKRAVGGTMTDIVATAGRADRALASVGSGGMTRMGGSAKLAGHHIQNLVYQVNDVVVSLASGQKPMTVFMQQGSQIGQIAMQAGVGIGGMARALLGLAASAAAAALTNPYLLAAAAAAGIAFGAFKMFQSSVKQSGDLDRYAASLGLTAKEMKKLGPVGITVGDVMRGLWRTISDGLNLGPVFSILKDWGVWAFQKILEVGKISIAVIYAGWVGGFNAIKIVWQALPGVIGEAAVGAANLAIQGIEYLANKAVAALNWLASWVNPVLDRVGLATISQIENVALPRMENSFAGSTARMGASVRAEFTSAFGDAMTMMDAFSARWRENSLAGARDRLAAKAAEIKADRSDKAGKASAAHKATEAEKALKAAQEFAANLALETARIGKTPIEIKRLEVAMAALKAPTDASRIAILEAGQAWEETTRAFAASEFIRSTVAPLELQIALLGQSARAQALATLEAEREQIVLERGAAAWERYRAARIQMIAHDLGLKDQEAYLAGLDEMASQTQTAAQNMADAFGSVGGAIGGVAAEFARYAADQANATQRIADAERDYGRASFQYAAARTAQASAQINHYGNLASAAKGFFKTGSKGFQALEAAEKAFRAYELAIAIKNAAVKIGLIGGVTVAKVASDTTMAASDTARAAVEQGNSIITTGIKAVEAVVNAIRSLPFPLNIAAGAVTAGVIASLGIAIGGAFGGDGTKPAAANDGTGTIFGDSAAKSESIAKSIDHLREVDTLTMRYSAAMLASLRSIEANIGGLTNLIIRTNGGEASAAGIQPGFKPTGVTGILGSAIQGMGSILDKIPVIGGLLGGIVGAVGKLIGSLFGTKTSITGQGIYGGAQSLGGILAGGFQGQYYTDVQKKKKFLGITTSTRTSTQYSNASAELERQFSLIFTGFYDAISAAAGPLGLSLGEVQARLDSFVVNIGKIDLKGLTGQQIQEQLAAVFGAAADNLARYAIGGLEQFQKIGEGYFETLIRVASSVEALTSAMTMLGRSTHLTIAGAMDLVDLFGSVSDMVSATGEYFSLYYTNAEQAAARTAQMKKVLTSLGLAMPDSIAGFRALVEAQDLTTEAGRAAYVALIQLAPAFADLVGAAQDAASAAAIADERLSLQRRMLELQGDTATLRALDLAQLDASNRALQQQVWALEDQQKAAEDAANAAEKLRSAWAQITDGLIAEIKRIRGVMGTEPQSYARALAEFNNASMLARAGDQDAGKALPGLSQALLSVAANTARSGEDLARLQGLTAASLEQTLTIINQAAGANGVIDPAATSTVPGWWDQFAANQNAGASPAANDGQSALLDELQALRQEVSDLRDEQRIAAATIASGTSKTARILERVSPDGDALAVRSAA, from the coding sequence ATGAAAGCCGGGACCCTCGAAATCGAGATGATCACCAATGTCGCGCGTCTTCAGAAGGAGATGGCGGACATGAAACGGGCCGTCGGCGGCACGATGACCGATATCGTGGCGACCGCCGGCCGCGCGGACCGGGCACTGGCTTCGGTCGGGAGCGGCGGCATGACCCGGATGGGCGGGTCGGCCAAGCTTGCGGGTCACCATATCCAGAACCTCGTCTATCAGGTGAACGACGTGGTGGTGAGCCTTGCATCGGGCCAGAAGCCGATGACGGTGTTCATGCAGCAGGGCTCGCAGATCGGCCAGATCGCGATGCAGGCCGGCGTCGGCATTGGCGGCATGGCCCGGGCGCTGCTGGGTCTCGCGGCTAGTGCAGCAGCAGCCGCGCTCACCAATCCCTATCTGCTGGCTGCCGCAGCAGCGGCGGGGATCGCCTTTGGCGCGTTCAAGATGTTCCAGTCGAGCGTGAAGCAGTCGGGCGACCTCGACCGCTATGCCGCGAGCCTTGGCCTGACCGCCAAGGAGATGAAGAAGCTCGGGCCGGTCGGCATTACCGTGGGCGATGTGATGCGCGGGCTGTGGCGCACGATCAGCGATGGTCTCAATCTCGGCCCGGTATTCTCCATCCTGAAAGACTGGGGGGTCTGGGCCTTTCAGAAAATACTCGAGGTGGGCAAGATCAGTATCGCCGTGATCTATGCGGGCTGGGTCGGCGGGTTCAACGCGATCAAGATCGTCTGGCAGGCTCTCCCCGGCGTAATCGGCGAAGCCGCAGTCGGTGCCGCCAATCTCGCGATTCAGGGCATTGAATATCTCGCGAACAAGGCGGTTGCCGCGCTCAACTGGCTGGCGAGCTGGGTCAATCCGGTGCTCGACCGGGTCGGCCTCGCAACCATCAGCCAGATCGAGAACGTGGCCCTGCCGCGCATGGAAAACAGCTTTGCCGGGTCAACCGCGCGCATGGGCGCGTCGGTCCGCGCTGAATTCACCTCGGCGTTTGGCGATGCCATGACGATGATGGATGCCTTCTCGGCTCGCTGGCGCGAGAACAGCCTGGCGGGCGCGCGCGACCGGTTGGCCGCCAAGGCCGCTGAAATCAAAGCCGATCGCTCGGACAAGGCCGGTAAGGCATCCGCTGCCCATAAGGCCACGGAGGCTGAAAAAGCCCTCAAGGCGGCCCAGGAATTTGCCGCCAACCTCGCGCTGGAAACCGCCAGGATCGGCAAGACCCCGATCGAGATCAAACGGCTTGAGGTCGCCATGGCGGCGCTCAAAGCCCCAACCGACGCCAGCCGGATCGCGATCCTCGAAGCGGGTCAGGCATGGGAAGAGACAACCCGAGCTTTTGCCGCATCCGAGTTCATCCGCAGCACGGTTGCCCCGCTCGAGCTGCAAATTGCGCTGCTGGGCCAATCCGCCCGTGCCCAGGCACTGGCGACGCTGGAAGCCGAGCGCGAACAGATCGTGCTCGAGCGTGGCGCAGCAGCCTGGGAGCGTTATCGCGCGGCCCGGATACAGATGATCGCGCATGATCTGGGGCTGAAAGACCAGGAAGCCTATCTCGCCGGCCTTGATGAGATGGCCTCGCAAACCCAGACGGCGGCCCAGAATATGGCGGATGCGTTCGGCAGTGTTGGCGGCGCCATCGGCGGGGTCGCCGCTGAATTTGCGCGCTATGCCGCAGATCAGGCGAATGCCACCCAGCGTATTGCCGATGCCGAACGCGATTATGGCCGGGCATCCTTCCAATATGCTGCTGCCCGCACCGCGCAAGCTTCGGCCCAGATCAACCATTATGGCAATCTCGCCTCGGCGGCGAAAGGCTTCTTCAAGACCGGGTCCAAGGGATTTCAGGCGCTGGAAGCTGCAGAAAAAGCCTTCCGCGCCTATGAACTGGCGATCGCGATCAAGAATGCCGCGGTGAAGATTGGTCTGATCGGCGGCGTGACGGTCGCCAAGGTTGCCTCCGACACCACCATGGCGGCCTCCGATACGGCGCGCGCCGCTGTCGAGCAGGGCAACTCGATCATCACCACCGGCATCAAGGCGGTCGAGGCCGTGGTGAACGCGATCCGTTCGCTGCCGTTTCCGCTGAATATCGCCGCCGGCGCAGTGACCGCCGGCGTGATCGCATCGCTGGGGATCGCGATCGGCGGAGCCTTTGGCGGCGATGGCACCAAGCCAGCTGCTGCCAATGACGGGACCGGCACAATATTCGGCGACAGCGCAGCCAAGTCCGAGAGCATTGCCAAATCGATCGATCATCTGCGCGAGGTCGATACGCTGACCATGCGTTATTCCGCCGCCATGCTGGCATCGCTGCGCAGCATCGAAGCCAACATCGGCGGGCTCACCAACCTCATCATCCGCACCAATGGCGGCGAGGCCTCTGCTGCTGGCATCCAGCCCGGGTTCAAGCCGACCGGCGTTACCGGGATCCTTGGCAGCGCCATACAGGGAATGGGCTCGATCCTCGACAAGATTCCGGTGATCGGCGGGCTGCTTGGCGGTATCGTCGGCGCGGTCGGCAAGCTGATCGGATCGTTGTTCGGCACTAAGACCAGCATCACCGGCCAGGGCATTTATGGCGGCGCGCAGTCGCTCGGCGGAATCCTGGCCGGCGGTTTTCAGGGCCAGTATTACACCGACGTCCAGAAAAAGAAGAAATTCCTCGGGATTACGACCAGCACCCGCACCAGCACGCAATATTCCAATGCAAGCGCGGAACTCGAACGCCAGTTCTCCCTGATCTTCACCGGCTTCTACGATGCGATCTCGGCGGCGGCCGGCCCGCTGGGTCTGTCGCTGGGCGAGGTGCAGGCCCGGCTCGACAGCTTTGTCGTGAATATCGGCAAGATCGATCTGAAAGGCCTGACTGGCCAGCAGATCCAGGAGCAGCTGGCAGCGGTGTTCGGCGCGGCGGCCGACAATCTCGCCCGTTATGCCATTGGCGGACTCGAGCAGTTCCAGAAGATCGGCGAAGGCTATTTCGAGACGCTGATCCGCGTTGCCTCGAGCGTCGAAGCGCTCACCAGCGCGATGACCATGCTCGGGCGCTCCACCCATCTCACGATCGCCGGCGCCATGGATCTGGTCGATCTGTTCGGTTCGGTCAGTGACATGGTGTCGGCGACGGGGGAATATTTCTCGCTCTATTATACCAATGCGGAACAGGCTGCGGCCCGCACCGCCCAGATGAAGAAGGTGCTGACCAGCCTCGGCCTTGCGATGCCCGACAGCATTGCGGGATTCCGGGCGCTGGTCGAAGCGCAGGACCTCACCACCGAGGCCGGACGCGCAGCCTATGTCGCCCTGATCCAGCTTGCCCCGGCCTTTGCTGATCTGGTGGGCGCGGCGCAGGATGCAGCCAGTGCCGCTGCCATTGCTGATGAGCGTCTGTCGTTGCAGCGGCGCATGCTCGAATTGCAGGGCGATACGGCGACGCTGCGTGCGCTCGATCTGGCCCAGCTCGATGCCAGCAATCGCGCGCTGCAACAGCAGGTCTGGGCGCTGGAAGATCAGCAAAAGGCGGCCGAAGACGCCGCCAATGCCGCCGAGAAACTGCGGTCGGCCTGGGCTCAGATCACCGACGGACTGATCGCCGAGATCAAGCGCATCCGCGGTGTCATGGGCACTGAACCCCAAAGCTACGCAAGGGCGCTGGCCGAGTTCAACAATGCCTCGATGCTGGCACGGGCCGGTGATCAGGACGCTGGCAAAGCGTTACCGGGACTGAGCCAGGCGCTGTTGTCGGTGGCTGCGAATACGGCCAGGTCCGGCGAAGATCTGGCGCGGCTGCAGGGACTGACGGCCGCCAGCCTGGAGCAGACGCTGACGATCATCAACCAGGCTGCTGGTGCCAACGGCGTAATCGATCCAGCGGCCACCAGCACGGTGCCGGGTTGGTGGGATCAGTTTGCCGCCAACCAGAATGCGGGCGCGTCACCGGCCGCCAATGACGGCCAGAGCGCGCTGCTCGATGAACTGCAGGCGCTGCGGCAGGAAGTCTCGGATCTTCGGGACGAACAGCGCATCGCCGCGGCCACGATCGCGTCGGGCACGAGCAAAACCGCGCGCATCCTCGAGCGGGTCAGCCCCGATGGCGATGCCCTTGCCGTGCGGAGTGCCGCATGA
- the gp17 gene encoding tail completion protein gp17 produces the protein MNGVIAVRALLVADTGVTALVPAIRIVAGVIPQGSALPAISLMSVSSIDRNIPAPGSKRRVTERVQVTVLAASYPAAKALIRAVRAAAADRMPAIGGLTDVTVHTDSAGPDFLDEETGIHMHSQDFRVSFNEAR, from the coding sequence ATGAACGGGGTGATTGCGGTTCGCGCGCTCCTGGTGGCTGACACCGGAGTGACGGCGCTTGTGCCTGCGATCCGGATTGTTGCCGGAGTCATCCCGCAGGGGTCTGCACTGCCGGCAATATCGCTCATGTCGGTCAGCAGCATCGATCGCAATATTCCCGCCCCGGGCTCGAAACGCCGGGTCACCGAGCGGGTGCAGGTCACGGTGCTGGCCGCCAGCTATCCGGCCGCCAAGGCCCTTATCCGTGCGGTCCGTGCGGCTGCGGCCGACCGCATGCCCGCAATTGGCGGACTGACCGACGTCACCGTCCACACCGATTCCGCCGGGCCTGATTTCCTCGACGAGGAGACCGGCATCCACATGCACAGCCAGGATTTTCGCGTTTCATTCAACGAGGCGCGTTGA
- a CDS encoding HK97-gp10 family putative phage morphogenesis protein, whose translation MTIRLKGGPELLRMLDELPKNLERNVIRGGLRAGAKVIQQQAKANVPVKTGQLKRAISIGTRTNGSRLSSYVKLRGSGSYLGLFIEYGVAPHLISVADVDVPVRDTRHGLRKISIGTINKMAKRGSLKIGEHFVGPMVMHPGHAAKPFLRPALDQKAEEAVNAMGAYIAHRVQIGNLKAPTLEVDDE comes from the coding sequence ATGACCATTCGGCTTAAGGGCGGTCCCGAACTGCTGCGCATGCTCGATGAACTGCCCAAAAACCTCGAACGCAACGTCATCCGCGGCGGCCTGCGCGCCGGTGCCAAGGTGATCCAGCAGCAGGCCAAGGCCAATGTGCCGGTGAAAACCGGCCAGCTCAAACGCGCGATCAGCATTGGTACCCGTACTAACGGCAGCAGGCTCAGCTCCTACGTCAAACTGCGCGGGTCCGGATCCTATCTTGGCCTGTTTATCGAATATGGCGTCGCGCCGCACCTGATCAGCGTGGCCGATGTCGATGTCCCGGTGCGCGACACCCGCCATGGCCTACGCAAGATCAGCATCGGCACGATCAACAAGATGGCAAAGCGCGGCAGCCTGAAGATCGGCGAGCACTTTGTCGGCCCCATGGTCATGCACCCGGGCCATGCTGCCAAACCCTTCCTGCGCCCGGCGCTCGACCAGAAAGCCGAGGAAGCCGTCAATGCCATGGGCGCCTACATCGCCCACCGGGTGCAGATCGGGAACCTGAAAGCCCCGACCCTCGAGGTCGATGACGAATGA
- a CDS encoding phage head closure protein: protein MDLASKLDTRIRIERKSATSDPLYGTETITWTTFATVWAEVQDVLPSRAERLADSIIIANRPARIRMRHLAGITADMRVIIGNRGLQIVSGPAEIGRREGIELIVEQHSSEGATP, encoded by the coding sequence ATGGATCTAGCCTCGAAGCTCGACACCCGGATCCGGATCGAGCGCAAATCCGCCACCTCTGATCCCCTCTATGGGACGGAAACCATCACTTGGACCACGTTCGCCACCGTCTGGGCGGAAGTCCAGGACGTGCTGCCGAGCCGGGCCGAGCGTCTGGCCGACAGCATTATCATTGCCAACCGCCCCGCACGGATCCGCATGCGCCATCTCGCCGGGATCACCGCCGACATGCGGGTGATCATCGGAAACCGCGGCCTGCAGATCGTGTCGGGCCCTGCCGAGATCGGCCGCCGCGAAGGCATCGAACTCATTGTCGAACAGCACAGCAGCGAAGGAGCCACGCCATGA
- a CDS encoding head-tail connector protein, giving the protein MITTVTAPTMRAVTLEEARQQLRLDANDEDMLLAVHLDAAQAELERAADLRLCPQTLAMVFEAWADEITVPVRPVSVAVITCTGTDGTSVTLPEADYVARARYGFMRIRPAAGTSWPALGPDGQITITLLAGFAEGDPDLAIARAAILVKTASLFENREGAACLAFDTLVNQLAAKWI; this is encoded by the coding sequence ATGATCACGACCGTCACCGCCCCGACCATGCGCGCGGTGACGCTGGAAGAGGCGCGCCAACAGCTGCGGCTTGATGCCAACGACGAGGACATGCTGCTGGCCGTCCACCTCGACGCGGCGCAGGCAGAACTTGAACGGGCCGCCGATCTGCGGCTTTGCCCGCAGACACTGGCCATGGTGTTCGAGGCATGGGCCGATGAAATCACCGTGCCGGTTCGGCCGGTTAGCGTCGCGGTCATCACCTGCACCGGCACGGACGGTACGTCCGTCACGTTGCCCGAAGCCGATTATGTTGCCCGTGCACGCTATGGATTCATGCGCATCCGGCCCGCTGCTGGCACATCATGGCCTGCGCTGGGGCCCGATGGCCAGATCACCATCACCCTGTTGGCGGGCTTTGCCGAGGGGGACCCTGATCTCGCCATCGCCCGGGCAGCCATCCTCGTGAAAACTGCGTCCCTCTTCGAAAACCGCGAGGGAGCGGCCTGTCTGGCGTTCGACACCCTCGTCAATCAGCTGGCCGCCAAATGGATCTAG
- a CDS encoding phage major capsid protein, which produces MTEPKTAEQLAGEVKAAFDARHDQVKAIAEEALGKAKTGEDLTTATKQLADEALVGMNEAKARLDELEQKIARKGPDDQSRHQSVGEQVLAAEEIKSFLESKVSRGRASVEVKAIISSLTTDAAGSAGDLIVPDRLPGIIAPGQRRLTVRDLLTPGRTASTSVQYVKETGFTNAAATVAETTGALKPQSDIKFDIATSSVTTIAHWVLATRQILDDAPMLQSYIDGRLRYGLALVEENQLLNGGGTGTDLHGIYTQASAFAAPITIPATVTRIDVLRLAMLQAALAELPTTGAVMHPTDWASIELLKETSGAYLIGNPQGTLSPTLWGIPIVTTQAIAQGNFLTGAFRLGAQIFDRWDARVEISTEDDQNFRKNLVTILAEERLALAVYRPEAFIKGGFAAAITAATAP; this is translated from the coding sequence ATGACTGAACCCAAGACCGCCGAGCAGCTTGCCGGCGAGGTAAAAGCCGCGTTCGACGCGCGCCACGACCAGGTCAAAGCCATTGCCGAAGAGGCGCTGGGCAAGGCCAAGACGGGCGAGGATCTGACCACGGCCACCAAGCAGCTGGCCGATGAAGCCCTTGTCGGCATGAATGAGGCCAAGGCCCGTCTCGACGAGCTCGAGCAGAAGATTGCCCGCAAGGGACCGGACGACCAGTCCCGCCACCAGTCGGTCGGCGAACAGGTGCTGGCCGCCGAGGAGATCAAATCCTTCCTCGAGTCCAAGGTCTCGCGCGGCCGCGCCAGTGTCGAGGTGAAGGCGATCATCTCCTCGCTCACGACCGATGCCGCAGGCTCGGCCGGCGATCTCATCGTGCCGGACCGGCTGCCCGGCATCATTGCACCGGGCCAGCGCCGCCTGACCGTTCGCGATCTGCTGACCCCGGGCCGCACCGCCAGCACCTCGGTCCAGTATGTGAAGGAAACCGGGTTCACCAATGCGGCGGCAACGGTGGCGGAAACCACCGGTGCGCTCAAACCCCAGTCCGACATCAAGTTCGATATCGCGACCAGCAGCGTCACCACCATCGCCCATTGGGTGCTGGCAACCCGGCAGATCCTCGACGATGCGCCGATGCTCCAGTCCTATATCGACGGGCGTCTGCGTTATGGTCTGGCGCTGGTTGAGGAGAACCAGCTGCTCAACGGCGGCGGCACTGGCACCGATCTGCATGGGATTTACACCCAGGCCAGCGCCTTCGCCGCGCCGATCACCATCCCGGCGACCGTCACCCGGATCGATGTGCTGCGTCTGGCCATGCTGCAGGCGGCGCTCGCCGAACTGCCGACCACGGGCGCGGTCATGCATCCGACCGACTGGGCCAGCATCGAACTGCTCAAGGAAACGAGCGGCGCTTATCTGATCGGCAATCCGCAGGGCACGCTGTCGCCGACGCTCTGGGGCATTCCCATCGTCACCACCCAGGCGATTGCGCAGGGCAACTTCCTGACCGGGGCCTTCCGGCTCGGCGCGCAGATCTTCGACCGCTGGGACGCCCGGGTCGAGATCTCGACCGAGGATGACCAGAACTTCCGCAAGAACCTGGTCACGATCCTTGCCGAAGAGCGTCTCGCGCTCGCGGTTTACCGGCCGGAAGCCTTCATCAAGGGTGGCTTTGCCGCCGCCATCACCGCCGCAACCGCACCGTAA
- a CDS encoding HK97 family phage prohead protease has product MNELDFTLDAKALDDDGHIEGLAAGYGNLDHGGDVILPGAISRSIAGRKSVPMLMYHDQKRPAGVWTDFQETSDGLLVKGRFSMSTTTGREAHGLVKDGAIGGLSIGYRAVRDRIVGKARHLIEVALHEVSLVTIPMNEKALITSVKSLIAAGQMPSLSQFEDFLREAGFSKSQATAIAGKGLAPLLRSESGSAPADFIAALAAHVRA; this is encoded by the coding sequence GTGAACGAACTGGATTTCACCCTCGACGCGAAGGCGCTCGACGATGACGGTCATATTGAGGGCCTGGCCGCCGGCTATGGCAATCTCGACCATGGCGGCGACGTGATCCTGCCCGGTGCGATTTCCCGGTCGATTGCTGGCCGCAAGTCGGTGCCGATGCTGATGTACCATGACCAGAAGCGCCCAGCCGGCGTCTGGACCGACTTTCAGGAAACCAGCGACGGCCTCCTCGTCAAAGGCCGCTTCTCCATGTCGACCACCACGGGGCGCGAAGCCCACGGCCTGGTCAAGGACGGCGCGATTGGCGGCCTGTCGATCGGCTACCGCGCGGTTCGGGACCGGATCGTCGGCAAGGCCCGCCATCTGATCGAGGTCGCGCTGCACGAGGTCAGCCTCGTCACCATTCCGATGAACGAGAAGGCGCTGATCACCAGTGTCAAATCGCTCATCGCGGCCGGCCAGATGCCGAGCCTCTCCCAATTTGAGGATTTCCTGCGCGAGGCAGGGTTCTCGAAAAGTCAGGCCACCGCAATTGCGGGCAAAGGCCTGGCGCCGCTGCTCCGGAGTGAGTCCGGCAGTGCCCCCGCTGATTTTATCGCAGCGCTCGCGGCGCATGTCCGCGCCTGA
- a CDS encoding phage portal protein encodes MNLLQKAVGYLARSIGLTDPFLYREMGARPSASGEIVSTTSVLGLAAAWACVNLLAGTIASLPLMVYRTKNGARTVADDHPLYRILHDSPNADQTALDFWEFICASVELHGNAYAEVIRAGNGRVIALGVPVAPELMTVRRRDDGALEYEWVDQGIRHIVGQDRILHIRGFGGNPLGGLSTLSAGRQTFGLAQAIERASGDTFRNGVRPSGLLKTADTLNIEQRKQAEELLQEKFAGAINAGRPMLLDRGMDWVQLSISPEDAQMLQSRSFSVEEVCRFFGVPPFMVGHTEKTTSWGTGLEQQTLGFQKFTLRRRLKRIEQALEKQLLSVADRLAGITIEFNLEGLLRGDSAARASFYQQMLTNGVMTINEVRSLENLPPVEGGDVPRMQMQNVPITQAGLPGPDVPIPGEPV; translated from the coding sequence GTGAACCTCCTGCAAAAGGCGGTCGGCTATCTGGCCCGCTCGATCGGCCTCACGGATCCGTTCCTCTATCGGGAGATGGGCGCGCGGCCGAGCGCCAGCGGCGAGATCGTCAGCACCACCTCGGTCCTCGGGCTCGCTGCGGCCTGGGCCTGCGTCAATCTGCTGGCCGGCACGATCGCCTCGCTGCCGCTGATGGTCTACCGCACCAAAAATGGCGCGCGCACGGTGGCGGACGATCACCCGCTCTACCGGATTCTGCACGACAGCCCGAACGCCGACCAGACCGCGCTCGACTTCTGGGAGTTTATCTGTGCCAGCGTCGAGCTGCACGGCAATGCCTATGCCGAGGTGATCCGGGCCGGCAACGGCCGGGTCATTGCGCTCGGTGTCCCGGTCGCGCCCGAGCTGATGACGGTGCGCCGCCGTGATGATGGCGCGCTCGAATATGAATGGGTCGACCAGGGCATCCGCCACATCGTCGGCCAAGACAGGATCCTCCATATCCGGGGCTTTGGCGGCAATCCGCTGGGCGGTCTCTCGACGCTGAGCGCTGGGCGGCAGACATTCGGGCTGGCGCAGGCGATCGAGCGGGCCTCGGGTGACACGTTCCGCAATGGGGTGCGCCCGTCTGGCCTGCTGAAAACGGCCGACACGCTCAATATCGAGCAGCGTAAACAGGCCGAGGAACTGCTGCAGGAAAAGTTTGCTGGCGCGATCAATGCCGGGCGGCCGATGCTACTCGACCGGGGCATGGACTGGGTCCAGCTCTCGATCAGCCCGGAAGATGCCCAGATGCTGCAAAGCCGGTCCTTCTCTGTCGAGGAGGTCTGCCGGTTCTTCGGGGTGCCGCCGTTCATGGTCGGCCATACCGAGAAAACCACCAGCTGGGGCACCGGACTCGAGCAGCAGACGCTGGGGTTCCAGAAGTTCACGCTGCGCCGGCGCCTCAAACGCATTGAACAGGCGCTGGAAAAGCAGCTGCTGTCGGTTGCCGATCGGCTGGCCGGCATCACCATCGAATTCAACCTCGAAGGCCTGCTGCGCGGGGACAGTGCGGCGCGGGCGTCCTTCTACCAGCAGATGCTGACCAACGGCGTCATGACCATCAACGAGGTGCGCAGCCTCGAAAACCTGCCGCCGGTCGAGGGCGGCGATGTGCCCCGCATGCAGATGCAGAATGTCCCCATCACGCAGGCGGGACTGCCTGGCCCCGACGTCCCAATTCCCGGAGAACCGGTGTGA